A genome region from Nicotiana tabacum cultivar K326 chromosome 13, ASM71507v2, whole genome shotgun sequence includes the following:
- the LOC142168056 gene encoding uncharacterized protein LOC142168056 has product MGKFGFFKNWIDLIWGILQGIWYSIIINGARTDFFTSTQGLKQGDPLSSSLFIIGAKVLSRSLNELNDFISFTPFSMDHRVPIINHLAYADDIVIFCGPNNMTIKLIKKVIDKYKKASLQKVNNGKREILAISLMVCSPKLSKELNGWQANMLSSMGRIILIKHVLQSLPTYILSAMNPPKGIIKLVEKHFANFFWGTNDGKNKYHWSSWNNLCLPKDEGGTGVRKMEDIIYTLSIKRWWRFRTQPSLWANFLKSKYCKRAHPVNKRLNPNNSHI; this is encoded by the exons ATGGGGAAATTTGGCTTTTTCAAAAATTGGATTGACCTTATCTGGGGGATTCTACAAGGAATCTGGTACTCTATCATCATTAATGGGGCTAGAACTGATTTTTTCACATCTACTCAGGGCCTTAAACAAGGAGATCCTTTATCTTCTTCATTGTTTATTATCGGAGCTAAGGTTCTTTCCAGATCTCTCAATGAGCTGAATGACTTTATTAGTTTCACTCCTTTTAGCATGGATCACAGAGTTCCAATAATCAACCATTTGGCTTATGCCGATGATATTGTTATTTTCTGTGGACCCAACAACATGACTATCAAGCTTATCAAAAAGGTTATTGACAAGTATAAAAAGGCTTCTTTGCAGAAAGTTAACAATGGCAAGA GAGAAATACTAGCAATCTCTTTGATGGTATGCTCTCCAAAATTATCAAAAGAACTCAATGGATGGCAAGCCAATATGTTGTCTTCTATGGGGAGAATAATTTTGATCAAACATGTTCTGCAATCCCTTCCCACATACATTCTGTCTGCTATGAATCCTCCTAAAGGAATTATCAAGCTCGTGGAGAAACACTTTGCAAACTTCTTCTGGGGCACCAATGATGGTAAAAATAAATATCATTGGTCTTCATGGAACAACTTATGTCTCCCTAAAGATGAGGGAGGAACTGGTGTCCGAAAAATGGAGGATATCATTTATACACTTAGCATTAAAAGGTGGTGGAGATTCAGAACTCAACCTTCCCTCTGGGCCAACTTTCTCAAGAGTAAATATTGCAAAAGAGCTCATCCGGTGAACAAAAGGCTAAATCCAAATAATTCTCATATTTGA